One Telluria mixta DNA window includes the following coding sequences:
- a CDS encoding SMP-30/gluconolactonase/LRE family protein — MHARTVLALPGFLLSLSYAAAAFAASACGPAPTGELRAERIASVKPSRSEPGLYEGPVWIKDALYFSDFSFAPGFPSRIRKLAADGSVTTVVEDSGSNGLAVDAHGDLVAATHKYKALSRYAIADGKRTTLAAAYNGQVFNSPNDIAIAKDGTIYFTDPDFQKAAAPGGQPVTGVYRVGTDGKVTLVDGSRPNPNGVSLSPAGDVLYVNAGDGFLRAYPIVNGVPGQGRDIAKGLDIPDGMAVDCHGNIYVTEHPAKRVRVFSPQGKELATIRTDANVTNAAFGGADGNTLFLTGAGAVWRIRLDVTGSPY, encoded by the coding sequence ATGCACGCGCGCACCGTCCTCGCCCTCCCTGGCTTCCTGCTGAGCCTGTCGTACGCGGCCGCTGCTTTTGCCGCTTCCGCCTGCGGCCCGGCGCCGACCGGCGAACTGCGCGCGGAGCGCATCGCGAGCGTCAAGCCGTCGCGTTCGGAGCCGGGCCTGTACGAAGGCCCGGTGTGGATCAAGGATGCGCTGTACTTTTCCGATTTCAGCTTCGCGCCCGGCTTCCCGTCGCGCATCCGCAAGCTGGCGGCGGATGGCAGCGTGACGACGGTCGTGGAGGACAGCGGCAGCAACGGCCTCGCCGTCGACGCGCACGGCGACCTCGTCGCGGCCACGCACAAGTACAAGGCCCTGTCCCGCTATGCCATCGCCGACGGCAAGCGCACGACGCTGGCCGCTGCATATAACGGCCAGGTGTTCAACTCGCCGAACGACATCGCCATCGCGAAGGACGGCACGATCTATTTCACGGACCCGGATTTCCAGAAGGCCGCGGCGCCCGGCGGGCAGCCGGTCACGGGCGTGTACCGCGTGGGCACGGACGGCAAGGTGACGCTCGTGGACGGCAGCCGGCCGAACCCGAACGGCGTCTCGCTGTCGCCGGCCGGCGACGTGCTGTACGTGAACGCGGGCGACGGCTTCCTGCGCGCCTACCCGATCGTGAACGGCGTGCCGGGGCAGGGACGCGACATCGCAAAAGGGCTCGACATCCCGGACGGCATGGCCGTCGATTGCCACGGCAATATCTACGTGACCGAGCACCCGGCCAAGCGGGTGCGTGTGTTCTCGCCGCAGGGGAAAGAGCTGGCGACGATCCGTACGGACGCCAACGTCACGAATGCCGCATTCGGCGGCGCCGACGGCAACACGCTGTTCCTGACGGGCGCCGGCGCCGTGTGGCGGATCCGGCTGGACGTCACCGGATCGCCGTACTGA
- a CDS encoding Gfo/Idh/MocA family protein, whose amino-acid sequence MIDRNRRGLVLAAGGALAAGAMGDMAWAAPPDRKLGYAIVGLGSYGLGIIIPQFKNCKNSRLVALVSGDAAKAKRVAQEYGVPEKNLYNYQNYDEIRNNPDIDIVYICLPVSMHAEYTIRAAKAGKHVLCEKPMAVSSAECESMIAACRQAGKKLMIGYRCHFEPYNLEARRIARAGEIGKLRYFRSEHGFNFRDPNAWRLKKALAGGGSMMDIGIYALNAARYMTGEEPTAVYAQETTDRKDPRFREVEDQIGFQLEFPSGVIGSCQSMYSANQNHILLVGDKGRIDMEPATGYHGNRMWVGGNGRDKEVTPPPGPGATQWAGQLDHMAQCVLQDREPIVAGEEGLRDLRIIEAIYQSAREQRRVVLKT is encoded by the coding sequence ATGATCGACAGGAATCGGCGAGGTCTGGTCCTTGCCGCCGGCGGCGCGCTGGCGGCGGGTGCGATGGGAGACATGGCATGGGCGGCCCCGCCCGATCGCAAGCTCGGCTATGCGATCGTCGGGCTCGGCTCCTATGGCCTGGGCATCATCATCCCGCAATTCAAGAACTGCAAGAACAGCCGCCTCGTCGCGCTGGTCAGCGGCGACGCGGCCAAGGCCAAGCGCGTGGCGCAGGAATACGGCGTCCCGGAAAAGAATCTCTATAACTACCAGAATTACGACGAGATCCGCAACAACCCGGACATCGACATCGTCTATATCTGCCTGCCCGTTTCGATGCATGCCGAGTACACGATCCGCGCGGCCAAGGCCGGCAAGCACGTGCTGTGCGAAAAGCCGATGGCCGTGTCATCGGCCGAATGCGAGTCGATGATCGCGGCGTGCCGCCAGGCCGGCAAGAAGCTGATGATCGGCTACCGCTGCCACTTCGAACCGTACAACCTGGAAGCGCGCCGCATCGCCCGCGCGGGCGAGATCGGCAAGCTGCGCTACTTCCGCTCCGAGCACGGCTTCAACTTCCGCGACCCGAACGCCTGGCGCCTCAAAAAGGCGCTGGCCGGCGGCGGTTCGATGATGGACATCGGCATCTACGCCCTCAACGCGGCACGCTACATGACGGGCGAGGAACCGACCGCCGTCTATGCCCAGGAAACGACGGACCGCAAGGACCCGCGCTTCCGCGAGGTGGAAGACCAGATCGGCTTCCAGCTGGAATTTCCCTCAGGCGTGATCGGCTCGTGCCAGTCGATGTACAGCGCCAACCAGAACCACATCCTGCTGGTGGGAGATAAAGGCCGCATCGACATGGAACCGGCGACCGGGTACCACGGCAACCGGATGTGGGTCGGGGGAAATGGCCGCGACAAGGAAGTCACGCCGCCACCGGGTCCCGGCGCCACGCAATGGGCCGGCCAGCTGGACCACATGGCGCAATGCGTGCTGCAGGACCGCGAGCCGATCGTCGCAGGCGAGGAAGGCCTGCGCGACCTGCGCATCATCGAGGCGATCTACCAGTCGGCGCGCGAGCAGAGGCGCGTCGTGCTGAAGACGTAA
- a CDS encoding FHA domain-containing protein, with product MSGPWFVELLARNGDVLHRQRVDGLPIRIGRGYDNDVILDDDYAAAAHAVVEQDAAGRLLLHDLGTRNGIVIQGKRLQDAQLTGDTVVRIGHTALRVRAADFPVMPELLDRTFHGWEGVLPGAAGLLLAGGVALLARWLSDTEYFELVRYAEALAGGLAAALLWGGIWACANRLFARHARLGRHLFVFGCGITALAACALLGSTLGYAFSAEGFTHYASHVGTVLLAGMIYFHLCTIRTRNRTRYRWICAGFAVLCSGLILAGNMQRTGRWSDELYMSVLMPPAIRVSPDHGVDEFMRDVDAMKGPLDRSRGRKPGDDEIDD from the coding sequence ATGAGCGGCCCCTGGTTCGTCGAGCTGCTGGCCAGGAATGGCGATGTGCTGCACCGCCAGCGCGTCGACGGCCTGCCGATCCGCATCGGGCGCGGCTACGACAACGACGTGATCCTCGACGACGACTACGCAGCCGCCGCGCACGCCGTCGTCGAGCAGGATGCAGCGGGCCGGCTGCTGCTGCACGACCTCGGCACCCGCAACGGCATCGTCATCCAGGGCAAGCGCCTGCAGGACGCCCAGCTGACGGGAGATACCGTCGTCCGCATCGGCCACACGGCGCTGCGCGTGCGCGCGGCCGACTTCCCCGTCATGCCGGAACTCCTCGACCGCACGTTCCACGGCTGGGAAGGCGTGCTGCCGGGCGCGGCGGGCCTGCTGCTGGCCGGCGGCGTCGCGCTGCTGGCGCGCTGGCTCAGCGACACGGAATACTTCGAGCTCGTGCGCTACGCGGAGGCGCTCGCGGGCGGGCTCGCGGCCGCGCTGCTGTGGGGCGGCATCTGGGCGTGCGCCAACCGCCTGTTTGCCCGCCACGCGCGGCTGGGCCGGCATCTGTTCGTGTTCGGCTGCGGTATTACCGCCCTCGCCGCCTGCGCGCTGCTGGGCAGCACGCTCGGTTATGCGTTCTCGGCCGAAGGGTTCACTCATTACGCGTCGCATGTCGGGACGGTGCTGCTGGCCGGGATGATCTATTTTCACCTGTGCACGATCCGGACTCGCAACCGCACGCGCTACCGCTGGATCTGCGCCGGCTTCGCCGTGCTATGCTCCGGGCTGATTCTGGCTGGCAATATGCAGCGCACGGGACGCTGGTCCGACGAGCTCTATATGTCCGTGCTGATGCCGCCCGCCATCCGCGTGAGCCCCGACCACGGCGTGGACGAGTTCATGCGCGATGTGGACGCGATGAAGGGCCCGCTCGACCGCAGCCGCGGGCGCAAGCCGGGCGATGACGAGATCGACGATTGA
- the ribA gene encoding GTP cyclohydrolase II — translation MQDKATAPSNLVDYVTSCSLPTPWAQFTLHAFVEHSTGKEHLAMTLGDLSTGDAPLARIHSECLTGDVMFSQRCDCGAQLESALRRIADEGRGILLYLRQEGRGIGLVNKIRAYRLQEAGADTVEANLQLGFHADARNYELVLPMLEQFGIEAVRLMTNNPRKIDALGKLGIKVAERVPLLVNRNTYNDNYLNTKQAKLGHMMTPATEAVLDSEA, via the coding sequence ATGCAAGACAAAGCCACCGCGCCGTCCAACCTCGTCGACTACGTCACGTCGTGCTCCCTGCCGACGCCGTGGGCGCAGTTCACCCTGCATGCGTTCGTCGAGCATTCGACGGGCAAGGAGCATCTGGCGATGACGCTGGGCGACCTGTCCACGGGCGACGCCCCGCTGGCGCGCATCCACTCGGAATGCCTGACGGGCGACGTGATGTTCTCGCAGCGCTGCGACTGCGGCGCCCAGCTGGAATCCGCGCTGCGCCGCATCGCCGACGAAGGCCGCGGCATCCTGCTGTACCTGCGCCAGGAAGGCCGCGGCATCGGCCTGGTGAACAAGATCCGCGCCTACCGCCTACAGGAAGCGGGTGCCGACACGGTCGAAGCGAACCTGCAGCTGGGCTTCCACGCCGACGCGCGCAACTACGAGCTCGTGCTGCCGATGCTGGAACAATTCGGCATCGAGGCGGTGCGCCTGATGACGAACAACCCGCGCAAGATCGACGCCCTCGGCAAGCTGGGCATCAAGGTCGCCGAGCGCGTCCCGCTGCTCGTCAACCGCAACACCTACAACGACAACTACCTGAATACCAAGCAGGCCAAGCTGGGTCACATGATGACGCCGGCCACCGAAGCGGTGCTCGACAGCGAAGCGTAA
- a CDS encoding S53 family peptidase produces MVKLQGSVPVPIADLRSLGPAPDDERIDVTVFVRRRAPLAPHPLDAKPGRRRYLTRAEFAAQHGASDADLDAVAAFAQRAGLAVVERRPAARSIVLSGTAGQVTAAFGTAVERVEHAAGISRRRTAPVQLPPELDGIVEGVFGIDDVPIAKPHFRFSKESAQAALNASMPMGAAPADAQAEAQAAGGFTGVDLAKLYDFPTGLDGSGQCIAIIELGGGYRSADLKAYFKSLGLPAPHVTAVSVDGGKNSPSLPWSADAEVALDIEVAGAVAPKAQIAVYFAPNSEQGFVDAIAAAVHDDVRKPSVISISWGAPESEWTDQGLAAMDQAFEAAAALGVTVCCAAGDAGAHDQNPQNGTPDGLAHADFPASSPYVLGCGGTRIAVSGNTITSETVWNDDPSSSATGGGVSDKFALPSWQTDAGVPPSINPGGHVGRGVPDVAGNASPATGYRVRVDYLTYTIGGTSAVSPLYAGLIALLNQKLPQPVGWLNPLLYGPLAGSGAMRDITRGDNGGYTAGAGWDACTGWGVPVGVKLLAALES; encoded by the coding sequence ATGGTCAAACTCCAGGGCAGCGTGCCCGTACCCATCGCCGACTTGCGGTCGCTCGGACCGGCACCGGACGACGAACGCATCGACGTCACCGTCTTCGTGCGCCGCCGCGCGCCGCTTGCGCCCCATCCGCTCGACGCGAAACCGGGGCGGCGGCGCTACCTCACGCGCGCCGAATTCGCCGCGCAGCACGGCGCCAGCGATGCCGACCTCGACGCCGTCGCCGCGTTCGCGCAGCGGGCCGGGCTCGCCGTCGTCGAGCGCCGGCCCGCCGCGCGCAGCATCGTCCTGTCCGGCACGGCCGGCCAGGTGACGGCCGCGTTCGGCACGGCGGTGGAACGGGTCGAACACGCGGCCGGGATCTCGCGCCGCCGCACGGCGCCCGTGCAGCTGCCGCCCGAGCTGGACGGCATCGTCGAAGGCGTGTTCGGTATCGACGACGTGCCTATCGCGAAGCCGCATTTCAGGTTCTCCAAAGAATCCGCGCAGGCTGCCCTGAATGCCTCGATGCCGATGGGCGCCGCGCCCGCCGATGCGCAGGCCGAGGCGCAGGCCGCGGGCGGTTTCACGGGCGTCGACCTGGCGAAGCTGTACGATTTCCCGACAGGCCTGGACGGCAGCGGCCAGTGCATCGCCATCATCGAGCTGGGCGGCGGCTACCGCAGCGCCGACCTGAAGGCCTATTTCAAGAGCCTGGGCCTGCCCGCGCCGCACGTGACGGCCGTCTCCGTCGACGGCGGCAAGAACAGCCCGTCGCTGCCGTGGAGCGCGGACGCCGAGGTCGCGCTGGACATCGAGGTCGCGGGCGCCGTCGCGCCGAAGGCGCAGATCGCCGTGTATTTCGCGCCGAACAGCGAGCAGGGCTTCGTCGATGCGATCGCGGCGGCCGTCCACGACGACGTGCGCAAGCCGTCCGTGATCTCGATCAGCTGGGGCGCGCCGGAATCGGAATGGACCGACCAGGGCCTGGCCGCGATGGACCAGGCGTTCGAGGCCGCGGCCGCGCTGGGCGTGACGGTGTGCTGCGCGGCTGGCGACGCCGGCGCGCACGACCAGAACCCGCAGAACGGTACGCCGGACGGCCTCGCGCATGCGGACTTCCCCGCGTCCAGCCCGTACGTGCTGGGCTGTGGCGGCACGCGTATCGCCGTCAGCGGCAATACGATCACCAGCGAGACGGTGTGGAATGACGATCCGTCCAGCAGCGCCACGGGCGGCGGCGTCAGCGACAAATTCGCGCTGCCGTCCTGGCAGACGGATGCGGGCGTGCCGCCGTCGATCAACCCGGGCGGACACGTCGGCCGCGGCGTGCCGGACGTGGCCGGCAATGCGTCGCCCGCGACCGGCTACCGTGTCCGGGTCGACTACCTGACCTACACCATCGGGGGCACGAGCGCCGTGTCGCCGCTGTATGCCGGGCTCATCGCGTTGCTGAACCAGAAGCTGCCGCAGCCCGTGGGCTGGCTCAATCCGCTGCTGTACGGTCCGCTGGCGGGCAGTGGCGCCATGCGCGACATCACGCGCGGCGACAACGGCGGCTACACGGCCGGGGCCGGCTGGGATGCGTGCACGGGCTGGGGCGTGCCCGTCGGCGTGAAGCTGCTGGCCGCGCTGGAAAGCTGA
- a CDS encoding sensor histidine kinase, with translation MADHRRMTFLRRNAVFVSAWILFWILMMLVAVQDFVRNEHSHAIWKPLLWEGSSALVVTGLALVQLRWSHTDDHLLGTPWRWFARQSRWLPMYWIAFVPLAFGLRHGVYALVGETYRHDPVPQLFVYESMKITIFFGLFMAIRFGVQSYRALLDARLRAERSNTLLRQAQLQRLGQQMQPHFLFNALNTVSALIWTDPARADATLTQLADVLRETLALGDRHAAPLATELRLARGYADVMAERFADRVAIAWQVDDALLDREVPVMSLQPLLENVFKHTVERRRGQTHIAVSVCREGDELVLGVEDDAGKLAASERPGGIGLANLRARIQALYGDAGRLDITARPQGGVRAEMRLPC, from the coding sequence ATGGCCGATCATCGCCGCATGACCTTCCTGCGCCGCAATGCCGTCTTCGTGTCCGCCTGGATCCTGTTCTGGATCCTGATGATGCTCGTCGCCGTGCAGGATTTCGTCCGCAACGAGCACAGCCACGCGATCTGGAAGCCGCTGTTGTGGGAAGGGTCGTCGGCACTCGTCGTGACCGGACTCGCCCTCGTGCAGCTGCGCTGGTCGCACACGGACGACCACCTGCTCGGCACGCCGTGGCGCTGGTTCGCACGCCAGTCGCGCTGGCTGCCGATGTACTGGATCGCGTTCGTGCCCCTTGCGTTCGGCCTGCGCCATGGCGTGTACGCGCTCGTCGGCGAAACGTACCGGCACGACCCGGTGCCGCAGCTGTTCGTGTACGAATCGATGAAGATCACGATCTTCTTCGGCCTGTTCATGGCGATCCGCTTCGGCGTGCAATCCTACCGCGCCCTGCTCGACGCGCGGCTGCGCGCGGAACGCTCGAACACCCTGCTGCGCCAGGCGCAGTTGCAGAGACTGGGTCAGCAGATGCAGCCGCACTTCCTGTTCAATGCGCTGAACACGGTGTCGGCGCTGATCTGGACCGACCCGGCCAGGGCCGACGCCACGCTCACGCAACTGGCCGACGTGCTGCGCGAAACGCTGGCCTTGGGCGACCGCCACGCGGCGCCGCTCGCCACCGAACTGCGCCTCGCGCGCGGGTACGCGGACGTGATGGCCGAGCGCTTCGCCGACCGCGTCGCCATCGCCTGGCAGGTCGACGACGCGCTGCTCGACCGTGAAGTCCCCGTGATGAGCCTGCAGCCGCTGCTGGAAAACGTGTTCAAGCACACCGTGGAGCGACGCCGCGGCCAGACGCATATCGCGGTGTCCGTATGCCGCGAGGGCGACGAGCTCGTGCTGGGCGTCGAGGACGATGCCGGCAAGCTGGCGGCGTCGGAACGCCCCGGCGGCATCGGCTTGGCCAACCTGCGCGCGCGCATCCAGGCTTTATATGGCGACGCGGGCCGGCTGGACATCACGGCGCGGCCGCAAGGGGGCGTGCGCGCGGAGATGAGGTTGCCTTGCTGA
- a CDS encoding S1 family peptidase — MLLRNGRSQSSVGSGFLVGTGNLVLTNYHVVSQMALDPDVYIGEYVDTDGKSGPVELLAVDVLHDLAVVRVNRNGTGFFQVPDKPVKLVQGQYLYSLGNPLDLGFAISEGSYNGIVTRSFYEQLIFTGPINSGMSGGPSVTAAGVVAGVNVSKRLDGELVSFLVPVKYAQELLRQASAQPHPPKNFNPLIGQQLLAHQRALIDRLLAEPLSMRAMGPYQVPVRESQQLRCWGRSNFRAEAEYTLDSVSCAMEVAVYVSDTQQTGHVSMTHQVIRSSSLHPLQFAVLASSRFRVDRIGAGRDTRLTRPACAEMFVHTATLPVRAVTCVRAYRKFAGLYNFTLLAASTDDPHANLQSRLDLAGVSYENGMRATRAFLSALGRSRGR; from the coding sequence ATGCTGCTCAGGAATGGCCGCAGCCAGTCGAGCGTCGGCTCCGGCTTCCTCGTCGGCACCGGCAACCTCGTGCTGACCAATTACCACGTCGTGTCGCAGATGGCGCTCGATCCGGACGTCTACATCGGCGAATACGTCGACACGGACGGCAAGAGCGGCCCGGTCGAACTGCTGGCCGTGGACGTGCTGCACGACCTGGCCGTCGTCCGCGTGAACCGCAACGGCACGGGGTTCTTCCAGGTGCCGGACAAGCCCGTGAAACTCGTGCAGGGCCAGTACCTGTACTCGCTCGGCAATCCGCTCGACCTCGGCTTCGCCATCTCGGAAGGGTCGTACAACGGCATCGTCACGCGCAGCTTTTACGAGCAGCTGATTTTCACGGGCCCCATCAACTCCGGGATGAGCGGCGGGCCCAGCGTGACGGCGGCCGGCGTCGTGGCGGGCGTGAACGTCTCCAAGCGCCTCGACGGCGAACTGGTCAGCTTCCTCGTGCCCGTCAAGTATGCGCAGGAACTGCTGCGGCAGGCGTCGGCGCAGCCGCATCCGCCGAAGAATTTCAATCCGCTGATCGGGCAGCAACTGCTGGCGCACCAGCGCGCGCTGATCGACCGCCTGCTGGCCGAGCCCCTGTCGATGCGTGCGATGGGGCCGTACCAGGTGCCCGTGCGCGAATCGCAGCAGTTGCGCTGCTGGGGCCGCTCGAACTTCCGCGCCGAGGCCGAGTACACGCTTGACTCGGTCAGTTGCGCGATGGAAGTGGCGGTCTATGTATCGGACACGCAGCAGACGGGCCACGTGTCGATGACGCACCAGGTGATCCGTTCGAGTTCCCTGCACCCGCTGCAGTTCGCCGTGCTGGCCAGCTCGCGCTTTCGCGTCGACCGCATCGGCGCGGGCCGCGACACGCGTCTCACGCGTCCCGCCTGTGCCGAGATGTTCGTGCACACGGCCACGCTGCCCGTGCGCGCCGTGACGTGCGTGCGCGCGTACCGCAAGTTCGCCGGGCTGTACAACTTCACCCTGCTGGCCGCCAGCACGGACGACCCGCACGCGAACCTGCAGAGCCGGCTCGACCTGGCGGGCGTGTCATACGAGAACGGCATGCGCGCGACGCGGGCATTTTTGTCCGCCCTCGGACGGAGCCGTGGGCGATGA
- a CDS encoding dihydrofolate reductase family protein: MSRLTVRCFAMSLDGYGAGPNQSLQNPLGEGGETLHQWFRVTRTFQRMLGDESKGTDGPDEDFAARGFENVGAWILGRNMFGPVRGPWPDDEWKGWWGDEPPYHVPVFVLTHHARAPLEMKGGTTFYFVTDGIEAALARAKEAAGGKDVRLGGGVSTIRQYLQAGLVDEMHLAISPVLLGSGEALLAGIDLPALGFKVTEHVPTQAATHVVLTRG, from the coding sequence ATGTCCAGACTGACAGTCCGATGCTTTGCCATGTCCCTCGACGGCTACGGGGCCGGCCCGAACCAGAGCCTGCAGAATCCGCTGGGCGAAGGCGGCGAGACGCTGCACCAATGGTTCCGCGTCACCCGCACGTTCCAGCGCATGCTGGGCGACGAATCGAAGGGAACCGATGGTCCGGACGAGGACTTCGCCGCGCGCGGCTTCGAGAATGTCGGCGCCTGGATCCTGGGCCGCAACATGTTCGGCCCCGTGCGCGGCCCGTGGCCGGACGACGAGTGGAAGGGCTGGTGGGGCGACGAGCCGCCCTACCACGTGCCCGTGTTCGTGCTGACGCACCACGCCCGCGCCCCGCTCGAAATGAAGGGCGGCACGACCTTCTACTTCGTCACGGACGGCATCGAGGCGGCCCTCGCCCGCGCCAAAGAGGCCGCGGGCGGCAAGGACGTGCGACTGGGCGGCGGCGTGTCGACCATCCGGCAGTACCTGCAGGCGGGATTGGTGGACGAGATGCACCTGGCCATTTCGCCCGTCCTGCTGGGGTCCGGCGAGGCGCTGCTGGCCGGTATCGACCTGCCCGCGCTCGGGTTCAAGGTCACCGAGCACGTGCCCACGCAGGCCGCCACGCACGTCGTGCTGACGCGCGGCTGA
- a CDS encoding LytR/AlgR family response regulator transcription factor, whose product MRLLIVDDERPARAKLRHLLAQQDGVTAVEEAADGIDALERIASFRPDALLLDIEMPELSGIELAASLPEPAPLVVFVTAYERYACQAFDCDAIDYLLKPYDGERLARALARLRKKLEIKVDGRPAALPPAPLEQLLVSERGATRVVRIVDIQWIETADNYVVLHTAAGSPLLRQTLTGLVDRLGAGFIRCHRRAAVAVGWIDKVVTLDKGDGELLLRGGARVPCSRQYRADLLARLGPG is encoded by the coding sequence ATGCGTCTGCTGATCGTCGACGACGAGCGCCCCGCCCGCGCCAAGCTGCGTCACCTGCTCGCGCAGCAGGACGGCGTCACGGCCGTCGAGGAAGCGGCCGACGGCATCGACGCGCTGGAACGGATCGCCAGCTTCCGCCCGGACGCGCTGCTGCTCGACATCGAGATGCCCGAACTGTCCGGCATCGAACTGGCCGCGTCGCTGCCGGAACCGGCGCCGCTGGTCGTGTTCGTCACGGCGTACGAACGCTACGCGTGCCAGGCATTCGACTGCGACGCCATCGATTACCTGTTGAAGCCCTACGATGGCGAACGCCTCGCACGCGCGCTGGCGCGCCTGCGCAAAAAGCTGGAGATCAAGGTCGACGGCCGGCCCGCCGCGCTGCCGCCCGCCCCGCTGGAGCAATTGCTCGTGAGCGAACGCGGGGCCACGCGCGTCGTGCGCATTGTCGACATCCAGTGGATCGAGACGGCCGACAACTACGTCGTGCTGCACACGGCCGCGGGCAGTCCGCTGCTGCGCCAGACCCTGACCGGCCTCGTCGACCGGCTCGGCGCCGGCTTCATCCGCTGTCACCGGCGCGCCGCCGTGGCCGTGGGCTGGATCGACAAGGTCGTCACGCTGGACAAGGGCGACGGCGAATTGCTGCTGCGTGGCGGCGCACGGGTGCCGTGCAGCCGCCAATACCGCGCCGACCTGCTGGCGCGGCTGGGGCCGGGCTGA